A single genomic interval of Bradyrhizobium sp. AZCC 1693 harbors:
- a CDS encoding DUF1109 domain-containing protein: MDTDQLIRTLAADNTHRARPVGFALMLALLAAAPVSLLMFFTELGVRPDVMVAMRNPFFDLKFAVTLALAIAAIAVSLHLSRPEASLRGFGWLLLAPVGILAAAIGGEMMMPQRLPMMTRLVGKNSWICMVAIPVLSLPLLAAALIGLRHGAPARPAVVGAIAGLLSAGLAATLYASHCTDDSPLFVAAWYTIATALVTAIGALAGAKLLRY; encoded by the coding sequence ATGGATACCGATCAGCTCATTCGAACGCTAGCGGCCGACAATACGCACCGGGCGCGCCCCGTCGGCTTTGCGCTGATGCTTGCGCTTTTGGCCGCGGCGCCGGTCTCGCTTCTGATGTTCTTTACCGAGCTCGGCGTCAGGCCCGACGTGATGGTTGCGATGCGCAACCCGTTCTTCGACCTGAAATTCGCGGTGACGCTGGCGCTGGCGATTGCGGCGATTGCCGTCAGCCTGCATCTGTCGCGGCCCGAGGCCTCGCTGCGCGGATTTGGCTGGCTGCTGCTGGCCCCGGTCGGGATTTTGGCCGCGGCGATCGGCGGCGAGATGATGATGCCGCAACGGTTGCCGATGATGACGCGGCTGGTCGGCAAGAACTCCTGGATCTGCATGGTGGCGATCCCGGTGTTGTCGCTGCCGCTGCTGGCTGCTGCGCTGATCGGGCTGCGCCACGGCGCGCCGGCGCGGCCGGCGGTCGTTGGCGCCATCGCCGGATTGCTGTCGGCGGGACTGGCGGCGACGCTCTACGCCTCGCATTGCACGGACGATTCACCGCTGTTCGTGGCGGCCTGGTACACGATCGCCACCGCGCTGGTGACCGCGATCGGCGCGCTCGCTGGAGCCAAGCTGCTCAGGTACTAG
- a CDS encoding enoyl-CoA hydratase has protein sequence MATFEYIIVESKGAVGIITLNRPKMLNALSFGVFREIAAAVDDLEADDKIGCILLTGSEKAFAAGADIKEMQPKSFIDMFSSDFAAIGGGRVAACRKPTIAAVSGYALGGGCELAMMCDIIIASDTAKFGQPEITLGTIPGIGGTQRLTRAIGKSKAMDLCLTGRMMDAAEAERSGLVSRVVPADKLMEEALAAAEKIASMSRPAAAMAKEAINRAFETPLSEGMNVERNLFHSTFALEDRSEGMAAFIEKRKPVNKNR, from the coding sequence ATGGCGACGTTCGAATACATCATTGTCGAGAGCAAGGGCGCGGTCGGCATCATCACGCTGAACCGGCCGAAAATGCTCAACGCGCTGTCGTTCGGCGTGTTTCGCGAGATCGCAGCGGCCGTCGACGATCTCGAGGCCGACGACAAGATCGGCTGCATCCTGCTCACCGGCAGCGAAAAGGCGTTCGCCGCCGGCGCCGACATCAAGGAGATGCAGCCGAAAAGCTTCATCGACATGTTCTCCAGCGATTTCGCCGCGATCGGCGGCGGCCGCGTCGCCGCCTGCCGCAAACCCACCATTGCCGCCGTCAGCGGTTATGCGCTCGGCGGCGGCTGCGAGCTCGCCATGATGTGCGACATCATCATCGCCTCCGACACCGCCAAATTCGGCCAGCCGGAAATCACGCTCGGCACCATCCCGGGCATCGGCGGCACCCAGCGGCTGACGCGCGCGATCGGCAAATCCAAGGCGATGGATCTCTGCCTCACCGGGCGCATGATGGACGCCGCGGAAGCCGAGCGCTCTGGCCTCGTCAGCCGCGTCGTGCCGGCCGACAAGTTGATGGAAGAGGCGCTGGCGGCTGCGGAAAAGATCGCCTCGATGTCGCGTCCCGCGGCCGCAATGGCCAAGGAAGCCATCAACCGCGCCTTCGAGACCCCGCTGTCGGAGGGCATGAACGTCGAGCGCAATCTTTTCCACTCGACCTTTGCGCTCGAGGACCGCTCCGAAGGCATGGCGGCCTTCATCGAGAAGCGCAAGCCGGTGAACAAGAACAGGTAG
- a CDS encoding TolC family outer membrane protein: MAGRAARVGHVEGRLLRSGICLAAACFAFAAPAAHGENLPEALTKAYQTNPALNAERARQRATDENVPQALSGYRPQIVATLSAGFQAVRNLLPDNTIQSANLKPWTIGVTVSQTLFNGFKTANSVRVAELQVQSGREALRNVGQGVLLDAVTVYTNVLANQSLVDAQRANVAFLQETLGITQKRLNAGDVTPTDTAQAEARLSRGRADLNAAEVNLAVSQATYTQVIGNAPTLLRPADTVDRLLPRSRDDATGLAFREHPAVMAASFDFDVASTSIRVAESSLMPTITLQGSASRSKQSDPTLGTFGTDQASVTTQLTQPIYDGGMAASQTRQAKEIAAQSRQVLDQVRNQARTAAVGAWVANEGAKIAVTASEAEVRAATVALQGVQREAAGGQRTTVDVLNAQQDLILAKARLIGAQRDRVIASYTLLSAIGRLDVKNLGLNTPDYLPEVHYHQVRDAWHGLRTPSGQ; the protein is encoded by the coding sequence ATGGCTGGGCGTGCCGCTAGGGTTGGCCACGTTGAAGGGCGGTTGCTTCGATCGGGCATTTGCCTTGCGGCGGCTTGCTTTGCGTTTGCAGCGCCGGCCGCGCATGGTGAAAACCTTCCCGAGGCGCTGACCAAGGCCTACCAGACCAACCCCGCGCTCAATGCCGAACGCGCCCGCCAGCGCGCCACCGACGAGAACGTGCCGCAGGCGCTTTCGGGTTATCGGCCGCAGATCGTCGCTACTCTCTCCGCCGGCTTTCAGGCGGTGCGCAACCTGCTGCCCGACAACACCATCCAGTCGGCGAACCTGAAGCCCTGGACTATCGGCGTGACCGTCTCCCAGACGCTGTTCAACGGTTTCAAGACCGCCAACAGCGTCCGCGTGGCGGAACTGCAGGTGCAGTCCGGCCGCGAGGCGCTGCGCAATGTCGGCCAGGGCGTGCTGCTCGACGCCGTCACCGTCTATACCAACGTGCTCGCCAACCAGTCGCTGGTCGACGCGCAGCGCGCCAACGTGGCGTTCCTGCAGGAAACGCTCGGCATCACCCAGAAGCGTCTCAATGCCGGCGACGTCACGCCCACCGATACCGCGCAGGCCGAGGCGCGCCTGAGCCGGGGCCGCGCCGATCTGAACGCCGCCGAGGTCAACCTGGCCGTCAGTCAGGCCACCTATACCCAGGTCATCGGCAACGCGCCCACCCTGCTCCGCCCCGCCGATACCGTGGACCGCCTGCTGCCGCGCAGCCGCGATGACGCCACCGGGCTTGCGTTCCGCGAGCATCCGGCGGTGATGGCGGCAAGCTTTGATTTCGATGTGGCATCGACCTCCATCCGCGTCGCCGAAAGCAGCCTGATGCCGACCATCACGCTGCAGGGAAGCGCCAGCCGCAGCAAGCAGTCAGACCCCACGCTCGGCACCTTTGGGACCGACCAGGCCTCGGTGACCACCCAGCTTACCCAGCCAATCTATGACGGCGGCATGGCCGCCTCCCAGACCCGGCAGGCCAAGGAAATCGCAGCCCAAAGCCGGCAGGTGCTGGACCAGGTCCGCAACCAGGCCCGCACCGCCGCGGTCGGCGCCTGGGTCGCCAATGAAGGCGCCAAGATCGCGGTCACTGCATCCGAAGCCGAAGTCCGCGCCGCCACCGTCGCCCTGCAGGGCGTGCAACGGGAGGCCGCCGGCGGCCAGCGCACCACCGTCGACGTCCTGAACGCGCAGCAGGACCTGATCTTGGCCAAAGCTCGCCTGATCGGCGCGCAACGCGACCGCGTGATCGCCTCCTACACCCTGCTCAGCGCGATCGGCCGGCTCGACGTCAAAAACCTCGGCCTCAATACGCCCGACTATCTGCCGGAAGTGCACTACCACCAGGTGCGCGACGCCTGGCACGGCCTGCGGACGCCATCGGGGCAGTAG
- a CDS encoding sigma-70 family RNA polymerase sigma factor, with product MRERDDEWTGLMRSAIAGDSAAYHRLLKAVTPVLRAAARRGLARAGQPVDQSEDIVQDILLAVHLKRHTWDVSAPFAPWLFAIARNKLIDALRRRGRRIFVDIDDFAETLPGEAPAETASASEVAAQLQTLPARQRDVLQSIAVDSASIKDTAAKFSMTEGAVRVALHRGLASLTAKLREQ from the coding sequence TTGCGCGAACGGGATGACGAATGGACCGGCCTGATGCGGTCGGCCATTGCAGGCGACAGTGCGGCGTATCATCGCCTGCTCAAGGCCGTCACGCCGGTGCTCCGGGCTGCGGCGCGCCGTGGTCTGGCGCGGGCAGGGCAACCGGTCGATCAATCCGAGGACATCGTGCAGGACATTTTGCTGGCGGTCCATCTGAAGCGGCACACCTGGGATGTCAGCGCCCCGTTTGCCCCATGGCTGTTTGCGATCGCCCGCAACAAGCTGATCGATGCCTTGCGCCGCCGCGGCCGGCGCATTTTCGTCGATATCGACGATTTCGCCGAGACGCTGCCGGGCGAGGCGCCGGCCGAGACCGCCTCGGCGAGCGAGGTTGCGGCCCAGCTTCAGACGCTGCCGGCGCGGCAGCGCGACGTGTTGCAGTCGATCGCGGTCGACAGCGCCTCGATCAAGGATACCGCCGCGAAATTTTCGATGACGGAGGGGGCGGTGCGGGTGGCGCTGCACCGGGGGCTGGCCAGCCTGACGGCGAAGCTACGGGAACAGTGA
- a CDS encoding methylenetetrahydrofolate reductase: protein MTVSDPSSSRLPALLSSASVEISSRGHQIAELRDHFAEGTDVTITFLPGDHYRHNVETAAALRRAGFNPVPHIAAREMASREALDDFLARARGEADVTRILLVAGDVAAARGPFKSTRDVCASGLIEVHGIACVSVAGHPEGHPFLELRDALNGLKAWRDWGRRTGTRVDVVTQFCFESTPILQWIAELDRAGIDLPVIVGLAGPATPATLTKFALRCGVGNSMRALRAQIGRFGRLLMDTGPDDVVRGLRCAPAAATDSIAGFHLFPFGGLRKAGDWLRTCDRDPPGLERAAMSSAGLQNP from the coding sequence GTGACCGTCTCCGATCCGTCATCTTCCAGGCTACCCGCGCTGCTGTCGTCGGCCTCAGTCGAAATCTCCTCGCGCGGGCATCAGATCGCGGAACTGCGTGACCATTTCGCTGAAGGTACGGATGTTACCATCACGTTCTTGCCCGGCGACCATTACCGCCACAATGTCGAGACCGCCGCGGCGCTGCGCCGGGCAGGCTTCAACCCGGTGCCGCACATCGCGGCGCGCGAAATGGCCTCGCGGGAAGCGCTGGATGATTTTCTGGCGCGCGCGCGGGGCGAAGCCGATGTCACGCGCATCCTGCTGGTCGCGGGCGATGTTGCGGCGGCCAGAGGCCCGTTCAAATCGACGCGCGATGTCTGCGCCAGCGGATTGATCGAGGTGCACGGCATTGCCTGTGTGAGTGTCGCCGGTCATCCCGAAGGTCATCCATTTCTCGAGTTGCGCGACGCGCTGAACGGGCTCAAGGCGTGGCGCGACTGGGGACGGCGGACCGGAACGCGGGTCGATGTCGTCACGCAATTCTGCTTCGAGAGCACCCCGATCCTGCAATGGATCGCTGAACTCGATCGAGCCGGTATCGATCTGCCTGTCATCGTCGGCCTTGCCGGGCCTGCGACGCCGGCGACATTGACAAAATTCGCACTCCGCTGCGGCGTCGGCAATTCGATGCGCGCGCTGCGGGCCCAGATCGGCCGGTTCGGCCGCCTGCTGATGGATACAGGGCCGGACGACGTCGTCAGGGGATTGCGTTGCGCGCCCGCGGCGGCAACGGATTCGATCGCGGGATTTCATCTGTTCCCGTTCGGCGGCCTGCGCAAGGCCGGCGACTGGCTGCGGACTTGCGACCGCGACCCGCCAGGACTTGAGCGGGCCGCGATGTCGAGCGCCGGGCTTCAGAACCCGTAA
- a CDS encoding alpha/beta fold hydrolase — translation MVSNILRWSANGLLVLFLSVILVITSFRLAASIRETGARAQLAPRTGHLVPTRSGGVFVQEKGPANGIPVVLFHGTAAWSELWRHTSDALAAAGFHVIALDLPPFGFSDRPGSYTRQDQATRINDVLETLEAAPAIIIGHSFGAGAATELVMRYPDRARALVLVDAALGLTAAPSAAPWVIQPQWIREILVSLTITNPVATETLLKSLIAKKERALPEYVAILQRPLMQRDSTSDIADWLYYFLGTDTDAASADRNAYAKLEVPVAILWGDKDTITPVEQALDLRTLLPPETGLTLLPGLGHIPQIEDPGMFNDALLKTLGKL, via the coding sequence GTGGTTTCAAACATTCTGCGCTGGTCGGCTAACGGCTTGTTGGTCCTGTTCCTGTCCGTCATCCTTGTGATCACCTCATTTCGCCTCGCGGCGTCGATACGCGAAACCGGAGCGCGCGCCCAACTGGCGCCACGGACCGGCCACCTGGTGCCGACGCGTTCAGGCGGCGTGTTCGTGCAGGAGAAGGGTCCGGCGAATGGCATTCCCGTGGTGCTGTTTCACGGCACGGCGGCGTGGAGCGAGCTATGGCGGCATACCAGCGACGCGCTGGCGGCGGCCGGGTTTCATGTGATCGCCCTCGATCTCCCGCCGTTTGGATTCTCGGACCGTCCCGGCAGTTACACCCGGCAGGACCAGGCCACGCGGATCAACGATGTGCTTGAGACGCTGGAAGCTGCGCCCGCCATCATCATCGGTCACTCCTTCGGCGCCGGTGCCGCGACCGAACTCGTGATGCGATATCCGGATCGGGCGCGCGCACTGGTGCTGGTCGATGCGGCGCTCGGATTGACGGCTGCGCCGTCGGCCGCGCCCTGGGTGATCCAGCCGCAATGGATTCGCGAAATCCTGGTGTCGCTGACCATCACCAATCCGGTGGCGACGGAAACGCTGCTGAAATCGCTGATCGCGAAGAAGGAGCGCGCGCTGCCGGAATACGTCGCGATCCTGCAACGGCCGCTGATGCAGCGCGACAGCACGAGCGATATCGCCGACTGGCTGTATTATTTCCTCGGCACCGACACCGATGCCGCGAGCGCGGACCGCAACGCCTATGCGAAGCTGGAAGTCCCCGTCGCGATCCTGTGGGGCGACAAGGATACGATCACCCCGGTTGAGCAAGCCCTTGATCTCAGAACGCTGCTGCCGCCGGAGACGGGCCTGACGCTGCTGCCCGGGCTCGGCCACATTCCGCAGATCGAGGATCCCGGCATGTTCAACGATGCCCTGCTCAAGACACTTGGAAAACTCTAG
- a CDS encoding amidohydrolase family protein — protein sequence MLTRRSMMLASIAAGVIMNNRTASAKAAQPATPVNFDVPAGACDCHTHIHPDPEKFPFFSGRVYTPELASPEEMTALHKALHMERVVIVTPSIYGTDNSATLFGMAARGPTARGVAVIDDKTSESDLDLMGKAGIRGVRLNLATGGVNDPSVARPRFTAAVERMKGRGWHVQLYTNPAMITAIKDLVMASPVPVVFDHFGGAQAAQGIEQPGFADLVGLVKSGKAYVKISGAYRASKLAPDYADCIPLAQTLIAANADRIVWGTDWPHPDSVTPPGKKISDVTPLLQIDDGRLLNQLPVWAPDAAIRKKILVDNPAQLYGF from the coding sequence ATGCTGACGCGACGCAGTATGATGCTTGCCTCCATCGCCGCCGGAGTGATCATGAACAACAGAACCGCCTCCGCCAAAGCGGCGCAGCCGGCGACGCCGGTGAATTTCGACGTGCCCGCCGGCGCCTGCGACTGCCACACCCATATCCATCCGGACCCTGAGAAATTCCCGTTCTTCTCCGGCCGCGTCTATACGCCCGAACTGGCCTCGCCGGAGGAAATGACCGCCCTGCACAAGGCGCTGCACATGGAGCGCGTCGTGATCGTCACGCCCTCGATTTACGGCACCGACAACTCGGCCACGCTGTTCGGCATGGCGGCGCGGGGACCGACCGCGCGCGGGGTCGCGGTGATCGACGACAAGACGTCGGAGAGCGATCTCGACCTGATGGGCAAGGCCGGCATTCGCGGCGTTCGCCTCAATCTCGCGACCGGCGGCGTCAATGATCCGAGCGTCGCCCGGCCACGCTTCACGGCCGCCGTCGAGCGCATGAAAGGGCGCGGCTGGCACGTGCAGCTTTACACCAACCCGGCGATGATTACCGCGATCAAGGATCTGGTCATGGCCTCGCCGGTGCCGGTCGTATTCGATCATTTCGGCGGCGCACAGGCAGCCCAGGGCATCGAGCAGCCGGGCTTTGCCGATCTCGTGGGCTTGGTGAAATCAGGCAAGGCCTATGTGAAGATCTCGGGCGCTTACCGCGCCTCGAAACTGGCCCCTGATTATGCCGACTGCATACCGCTTGCCCAAACGCTGATCGCGGCCAATGCCGACCGCATCGTCTGGGGCACCGACTGGCCGCACCCGGATTCCGTCACCCCTCCGGGCAAGAAGATCAGCGATGTAACGCCGCTGCTCCAGATCGACGACGGGCGGCTCTTGAACCAGCTTCCGGTGTGGGCGCCGGACGCGGCGATCCGCAAGAAGATCCTGGTCGACAATCCGGCGCAGCTTTACGGGTTCTGA
- a CDS encoding FAD-binding oxidoreductase — protein MRKFSQKFKTGVSVAAVVVVLLGVYSYRKLQALAADPSGEKDCGPAVGGGEQAKIDLERIKTIAPLKDVKWSQLGGSINDASCLNKTEIYGVVEVRSIEDVAKTLAFARDNKLSVTTAGVRHSMGGHAFRKGGIVLDMRGFNKIVLNEGSRSITVQPGATWHDIQNVLHPRFAVRAMQSTDIFSVGGSISVNAHGMDHQAGALAKSIKSMKVMLADGSLQTVSATQNKDLFNLVVGGYGLFGVIVEAELDIADNLVYQTGRRMMDYKEFPALFAKEIEKDGNIGLMYGHLSTAPSSFLKELLLYTYTKVDGTDFKREPLGEVSGTKLRRLTINLSKQGPLLQEMKWLSEKHIEHRMESCTVTRAQAIGSAEACLVNRNDPMHDSVPYLRNSLPNDTDILHEYFIPRSQFVSFVDGMRKVLTDNKTNLLNASVRVVHQENNFLTYSPEPAFSLVLYINQTTDDEGNRRMKKATEELIDLTIAHKGRFFLPYQLYYSKDQLQRSYPQINDFFAAKRKYDPAELFTNTFYQKYAS, from the coding sequence ATGCGAAAATTTTCACAAAAATTCAAAACCGGCGTGTCCGTTGCCGCCGTGGTCGTCGTGTTGCTGGGCGTTTACAGCTATCGCAAGCTTCAGGCGCTGGCGGCCGATCCCTCCGGGGAAAAGGATTGCGGGCCGGCGGTCGGCGGCGGCGAGCAGGCGAAAATCGATCTGGAGCGGATCAAGACGATTGCGCCGCTCAAGGATGTGAAATGGTCGCAGCTTGGCGGCAGCATCAATGATGCGAGCTGCCTCAACAAGACCGAAATCTACGGCGTGGTCGAGGTGCGCAGCATCGAGGATGTCGCGAAGACGCTGGCCTTTGCGCGCGACAACAAGCTTTCGGTGACGACCGCCGGCGTGCGCCACAGCATGGGCGGGCACGCCTTCCGCAAGGGCGGCATCGTGCTCGACATGCGCGGCTTCAACAAGATCGTGCTGAATGAGGGCTCGCGATCGATCACGGTGCAGCCGGGCGCGACCTGGCACGACATCCAGAACGTGCTGCACCCGCGCTTTGCGGTCCGCGCCATGCAGTCGACCGATATTTTCAGCGTCGGCGGCTCGATCTCGGTCAATGCCCATGGCATGGACCATCAGGCCGGCGCGCTGGCGAAGTCGATCAAGTCGATGAAGGTGATGCTGGCTGATGGTTCGTTGCAGACGGTATCGGCGACGCAGAACAAGGATCTGTTCAATCTCGTGGTCGGCGGCTACGGCCTGTTCGGCGTCATCGTCGAAGCCGAGCTCGATATTGCCGACAATCTGGTCTACCAGACCGGGCGCCGCATGATGGATTACAAGGAATTCCCGGCGCTGTTCGCCAAGGAAATCGAGAAGGACGGCAATATCGGCCTGATGTACGGTCACCTCTCGACCGCGCCGAGCTCGTTCCTGAAGGAATTGCTGCTCTACACCTACACCAAGGTCGACGGCACCGATTTCAAACGCGAGCCGCTCGGCGAGGTCTCAGGCACCAAATTGCGGCGGCTCACCATCAACCTGTCCAAGCAGGGACCGCTATTGCAGGAAATGAAATGGCTGTCGGAAAAGCACATCGAGCACCGGATGGAAAGTTGCACGGTGACGCGCGCGCAGGCGATCGGGTCGGCGGAGGCCTGTCTCGTCAACCGCAACGATCCGATGCACGATTCGGTGCCCTATTTGCGCAACTCGCTGCCCAACGACACCGACATCCTGCACGAATATTTCATCCCGCGCAGCCAGTTCGTCTCGTTCGTCGACGGCATGCGCAAGGTGCTGACCGACAACAAGACCAATCTGTTGAATGCCTCCGTGCGCGTCGTGCATCAGGAGAACAATTTCCTGACCTATTCGCCGGAGCCGGCGTTCTCACTGGTGCTCTACATCAACCAGACCACCGATGACGAGGGCAACCGGCGGATGAAGAAGGCGACGGAGGAACTGATCGACCTCACCATCGCGCACAAGGGCCGGTTCTTCCTGCCTTACCAGCTCTATTATTCGAAGGATCAGCTGCAGCGCTCGTATCCACAGATCAATGATTTCTTCGCGGCGAAGCGGAAGTATGATCCGGCGGAATTGTTCACGAATACGTTCTACCAGAAGTACGCGTCGTAG
- a CDS encoding acetyl-CoA hydrolase/transferase C-terminal domain-containing protein, whose product MPKLFSDPEALAEDIIRDVGTNLVVGLPLGLGKANHVVNALYARAAADRSIKLTLFSALTLEKPRPSSLLERRFIGPVIDRLFGGYPDLTYADALHAGELPPNIEVIEFFFLAGKWLHVPFAQQHYISANYTHASSYLLTRGLNVVTQLVAKRVVDGVTRYSLSCNTDTTLDILRARGQGRASFKLIGQVNSELPFMPGAGDLPADEFSAVLDSPDTDFPLFAPPAEPVSDTKYAIGLHAAGLVPDGGTLQIGIGQVGDALAQGLIVRHRDNGQFHAIMKRLAPGAEPVESAPFTKGLYGVSEMLIEAFLGLIDAGILKREVEGVTLHGAFFLGPKSFYRALREMPDEQLARIQMMPVSFTNQLYGDEAAKRRARVDARFINTAMMATLMGAAISDGLEDGQVVSGVGGQYNFVAQAFALEGARSVLALESTRQAGRKTLSNIRWNYAHQTIPRHLRDVFVTEYGVADVRGKSDAETIAAMLAVTDSRFQDELAGIAKDAGKLPKEFEIPRSHRENFPERIAQALKPARDAGLLSSFPFGSDFDEAEQRLIPALQLLREAQRTPLLLPGLLWQGIRQPPDASNLECLARLGLDRPTTLAERAYRALVNTALVRSRGK is encoded by the coding sequence ATGCCAAAGCTGTTTTCCGATCCCGAAGCGCTCGCGGAGGATATCATCCGCGATGTCGGAACCAACCTCGTGGTCGGCTTGCCGCTCGGGCTTGGCAAGGCCAACCATGTCGTCAACGCGCTGTACGCGCGCGCCGCCGCCGACCGTTCGATCAAGCTCACCTTGTTTTCCGCGCTGACGCTGGAAAAACCGCGGCCCTCGAGCCTGCTCGAACGGCGCTTCATCGGCCCGGTGATCGATCGCCTGTTCGGCGGGTATCCCGACCTGACGTATGCCGACGCGCTGCACGCCGGTGAATTGCCGCCCAACATCGAGGTGATCGAGTTCTTCTTCCTGGCCGGCAAATGGCTGCACGTGCCATTCGCGCAGCAGCATTACATCTCCGCGAACTATACCCATGCCTCGTCCTACCTGCTGACGCGCGGGCTGAACGTCGTCACCCAGCTGGTCGCGAAACGCGTGGTCGATGGCGTGACGCGCTACAGCCTGAGCTGCAACACCGACACCACGCTCGACATCCTGCGCGCCCGCGGGCAAGGCCGGGCGTCGTTCAAGCTGATCGGCCAGGTCAATTCCGAACTGCCGTTCATGCCGGGAGCGGGAGACTTGCCCGCGGATGAATTCTCTGCGGTGCTCGACAGCCCCGACACGGATTTCCCGCTGTTCGCGCCGCCGGCCGAGCCGGTCAGCGACACCAAATACGCGATCGGGCTTCATGCAGCGGGCCTCGTGCCCGATGGCGGCACCTTGCAGATCGGCATCGGGCAGGTCGGCGATGCGCTCGCGCAGGGGCTGATCGTCCGCCATCGCGACAATGGGCAGTTCCACGCCATCATGAAGCGGCTCGCGCCGGGAGCCGAGCCCGTGGAGAGCGCGCCGTTCACGAAGGGGCTTTATGGGGTCAGCGAAATGCTGATCGAGGCGTTTCTCGGCCTGATCGATGCCGGTATTCTCAAGCGCGAGGTCGAGGGCGTGACCCTGCACGGCGCGTTCTTCTTAGGACCCAAATCGTTCTATCGCGCGTTGCGCGAAATGCCGGACGAGCAACTTGCGCGCATCCAGATGATGCCGGTATCCTTCACCAACCAGCTCTACGGCGACGAGGCTGCCAAGCGTCGCGCGCGGGTCGACGCGCGCTTCATCAACACCGCAATGATGGCGACGCTGATGGGGGCCGCGATTTCGGACGGCCTCGAAGACGGCCAGGTCGTGAGCGGCGTCGGCGGCCAGTACAATTTCGTCGCGCAGGCGTTCGCGCTTGAAGGCGCGCGGTCGGTCCTCGCGCTGGAATCGACACGGCAGGCGGGCCGTAAGACGCTTTCCAACATTCGCTGGAACTACGCTCACCAAACCATCCCGCGGCATCTGCGCGACGTGTTCGTTACCGAATACGGCGTTGCCGACGTCAGGGGAAAATCGGACGCCGAGACCATCGCGGCGATGCTGGCGGTCACGGATTCCCGTTTCCAGGATGAACTGGCCGGGATCGCCAAGGACGCCGGCAAGCTGCCGAAGGAATTTGAAATTCCGCGCAGCCATCGCGAGAATTTTCCGGAGCGGATCGCGCAGGCCTTAAAACCTGCGCGCGATGCGGGGCTGCTGTCGTCATTCCCGTTCGGCAGCGATTTTGACGAAGCCGAGCAACGGCTGATCCCGGCGCTGCAATTGCTGCGGGAAGCGCAGCGGACGCCGCTGCTTCTGCCCGGATTGCTGTGGCAAGGGATAAGGCAGCCGCCGGATGCCTCGAACCTTGAATGCCTGGCGCGGCTGGGTCTCGATCGCCCGACAACGCTTGCCGAGCGCGCCTATCGCGCGCTGGTCAACACGGCGCTGGTAAGGAGCAGGGGAAAATAG